A genome region from Astyanax mexicanus isolate ESR-SI-001 chromosome 19, AstMex3_surface, whole genome shotgun sequence includes the following:
- the nfil3-2 gene encoding nuclear factor, interleukin 3 regulated, member 2, translating into MESLTSPIPTNCSTNENLDNLETFSGYNNPVPSPEDHSRPARGSSKSSKQNMTCRRKREFISDEKKDASYWEKRRKNNEAAKRSREKRRLNDMVLENRVIALNDENVRLKTELLQLKLRFGLISAASYMEKSQQIGGSVSGSSGGSSSSSSHFYTSGYSSSSQVMMNSDSSETELSGRGDERAQLAKYSPRGSLSDMSDSSSRDSPEPMSYDIKQEGAGLEMEIANGTTTQVMFNVHRELPTQHHQHNFQTGYHNHQHQQRRQQEAMISAVAPPVQTAQRSVILYRSSSISYPVESSRPQEMTQHKLPQSTEGSSRSTESLAEVTKQLERKTLNSPHHEYSDGEVTERQAYMVHHQRLSLDSQKEGDNMAPDLLHRQEDEGDEAQLYQQHLSFHSPQDEEPPVLTYEGGPRKEGYYQGHSGKDTSSSEGDPRSSDKDASTDDECPSSSSSDTGSYHQQSPLAEGPNSSPNSQSRDGHAEVKGTALPHKLRLKHRALSNGGATSQESLTGHPLPQHPYLALAQTSHQLQIGTERELQSAEFCQQASPTEDRSIYCGKKDLGVRSSQNKRHD; encoded by the coding sequence ATGGAAAGCTTAACCTCGCCAATCCCAACCAACTGTAGTACAAACGAAAACCTAGACAACTTGGAAACCTTCTCAGGCTACAACAACCCAGTCCCTTCACCAGAGGATCACTCTCGCCCCGCCCGCGGTTCATCCAAATCATCCAAGCAGAACATGACGTGCAGACGCAAGCGTGAGTTCATTTCTGACGAGAAGAAGGACGCTTCCTACTGGGAGAAGCGTCGCAAGAACAACGAAGCAGCGAAGCGCTCCCGGGAGAAGCGGCGCCTCAACGACATGGTCCTGGAGAACAGGGTCATTGCACTGAATGACGAGAACGTGCGCCTAAAAACAGAACTCTTGCAGCTCAAACTTCGCTTTGGGCTCATCAGTGCAGCCTCCTACATGGAAAAGAGTCAGCAGATCGGAGGATCCGTCAGTGGATCCTCTGGAGGCTCCTCTAGTTCCTCCAGTCACTTTTATACCAGTGGCTACTCAAGCAGTTCTcaagtgatgatgaactctgattCTTCAGAGACCGAACTGTCTGGCCGAGGGGATGAACGTGCCCAGTTGGCGAAGTACTCTCCAAGAGGGTCTCTTTCGGATATGTCTGACAGCTCCTCCCGTGACAGTCCAGAGCCAATGAGTTATGACATCAAGCAAGAAGGAGCAGGGCTGGAGATGGAAATTGCGAACGGCACCACTACACAAGTCATGTTCAACGTCCATCGGGAGTTACCCACACAGCACCACCAGCATAACTTTCAGACGGGATACCACAACCACCAACACCAGCAGAGGCGGCAACAAGAGGCGATGATCAGTGCCGTTGCACCTCCAGTCCAGACTGCTCAGAGGAGCGTCATCCTGTATCGGTCCAGCAGCATCTCATATCCTGTGGAGAGTTCAAGACCTCAGGAAATGACTCAACACAAACTGCCGCAGTCTACCGAAGGATCAAGCAGAAGCACTGAAAGCCTTGCAGAGGTGACCAAACAGCTTGAGAGGAAGACCTTAAACTCTCCCCATCATGAGTACTCAGATGGAGAAGTGACAGAAAGACAAGCCTACATGGTCCACCACCAGCGACTTTCCCTTGACTCCCAGAAAGAAGGTGACAACATGGCACCAGACCTTCTCCACAGGCAAGAGGATGAGGGCGACGAGGCACAGCTCTACCAGCAGCATCTCTCCTTTCACAGCCCACAAGATGAAGAGCCTCCGGTGTTGACCTACGAAGGAGGTCCCAGAAAGGAAGGGTATTATCAAGGCCACTCTGGAAAGGACACCTCCTCAAGCGAGGGCGATCCCCGCAGCTCTGACAAAGACGCATCCACTGATGACGAGTGCCCATCTTCGTCAAGTTCCGACACTGGTAGCTACCACCAGCAATCTCCTCTGGCGGAAGGGCCAAACTCCTCTCCGAACAGCCAAAGCAGAGACGGACATGCGGAGGTTAAAGGCACGGCACTGCCGCACAAACTGCGCCTCAAGCACAGAGCCTTGAGTAACGGTGGTGCGACAAGTCAAGAATCGTTAACTGGTCACCCGTTACCGCAGCATCCTTACCTGGCGTTGGCTCAGACAAGCCACCAGCTTCAGATTGGTACGGAGAGGGAGCTTCAGTCGGCAGAATTCTGCCAGCAGGCCAGCCCAACAGAGGATAGAAGTATTTACTGCGGGAAGAAAGACCTTGGAGTGCGCAGTAGTCAGAATAAGAGGCACGACTAA